In a genomic window of Zootoca vivipara chromosome 5, rZooViv1.1, whole genome shotgun sequence:
- the FGF6 gene encoding fibroblast growth factor 6 has translation MAIAQRLLITMSYEASIHLTFPAVVLLGFLAEIIFPYPVVVRTNGTLLDRGWESILSRSLAGMSGEKSEVNWETDYLLGIKRRRRLYCNVGIGFHLQIFPDGQISGVHAENQYSLLEISTVERGVVSLFGVKSALFIAMNSNGRLYGTAIFQDECKFKETLLPNNYNAYESDMYKSFYIGLSKHGRAKRGSRASLAQTVTHFLPRL, from the exons ATGGCTATTGCACAAAGGCTTCTCATCACTATGTCCTACGAAGCCAGCATTCACTTGACGTTCCCTGCTGTTGTTCTCCTGGGCTTTCTGGCTGAGATTATCTTTCCATACCCAGTTGTCGTCAGAACAAATGGCACCCTGTTGGACAGAGGATGGGAGTCTATCTTATCCAGGTCCCTTGCTGGAATGTCAGGGGAGAAATCTGAAGTCAACTGGGAGACTGACTATTTGCTAGGAATCAAGAGGCGGCGGAGGCTTTACTGCAACGTGGGCATTGGGTTTCATCTCCAGATATTTCCAGATGGACAGATAAGTGGTGTTCATGCTGAAAACCAATACA GTCTCTTGGAAATATCAACAGTAGAGAGAGGTGTGGTTAGTCTGTTTGGTGTCAAAAGTGCACTCTTTATTGCAATGAACAGCAATGGCAGATTATATGGCACG GCAATTTTTCAAGACGAATGTAAATTCAAAGAAACTCTCCTTCCCAACAACTACAATGCCTATGAATCGGACATGTACAAAAGCTTTTACATAGGACTCAGCAAACATGGGAGAGCAAAAAGAGGAAGCAGAGCCTCTCTTGCTCAGACTGTCACACACTTTTTACCCAGATTATGA